Proteins from a genomic interval of Actinoalloteichus hymeniacidonis:
- the pdxS gene encoding pyridoxal 5'-phosphate synthase lyase subunit PdxS — MTSSDITSPDSDQAAVTPVTGTARVKRGMAEMLKGGVIMDVVTPEQAKIAEDAGAVAVMALERVPADIRVQGGVARMSDPDMIDGIIEAVSIPVMAKARIGHFAEAQVLQAIGVDYVDESEVLTPADEAHHIDKWNFTVPFVCGATNLGEALRRISEGAAMIRSKGEAGTGNVVEATRHMRQIRADLRRLAVLDDEELFVAAKELRAPYELVREIAEAGKLPVVLFTAGGIATPADAAMMMQLGAEGVFVGSGIFKSGDPSKRAEAIVKATTFYDDPDVIVKVSRGLGEAMVGLNVTDLPESQRYADRGW, encoded by the coding sequence GTGACCTCGTCCGACATCACCAGCCCCGATTCCGACCAGGCCGCCGTGACTCCGGTCACCGGAACCGCGCGAGTGAAGCGCGGAATGGCGGAGATGCTCAAGGGCGGCGTCATCATGGACGTCGTCACACCGGAGCAGGCCAAGATCGCCGAGGACGCCGGTGCCGTCGCGGTGATGGCACTGGAGCGGGTGCCCGCCGACATTCGCGTGCAGGGCGGCGTCGCCAGGATGTCCGACCCGGACATGATCGACGGCATCATCGAGGCCGTGTCCATCCCGGTCATGGCCAAGGCCCGGATCGGTCACTTCGCGGAGGCGCAGGTCCTGCAGGCCATCGGCGTGGACTACGTCGACGAGTCCGAGGTCCTGACCCCGGCGGACGAGGCGCACCACATCGACAAGTGGAACTTCACCGTGCCGTTCGTGTGCGGTGCCACGAACCTGGGCGAGGCGCTGCGCCGGATCTCCGAGGGCGCGGCCATGATCCGCTCCAAGGGCGAGGCGGGCACCGGCAACGTGGTCGAGGCCACCCGGCACATGCGGCAGATCCGTGCGGACCTGCGCAGGCTGGCCGTGCTGGACGACGAGGAGCTCTTCGTCGCCGCGAAGGAGCTGCGTGCCCCGTACGAGCTGGTTCGGGAGATCGCCGAGGCGGGCAAGCTTCCCGTCGTGCTGTTCACCGCAGGCGGCATCGCGACGCCCGCCGACGCGGCGATGATGATGCAGCTCGGCGCCGAGGGCGTGTTCGTGGGATCGGGCATCTTCAAGTCGGGCGACCCGTCCAAGCGGGCCGAGGCGATCGTCAAGGCGACCACCTTCTACGACGACCCGGACGTGATCGTCAAGGTCTCCCGGGGCCTGGGCGAGGCGATGGTGGGCCTCAACGTCACGGACCTGCCCGAGAGCCAGCGGTACGCCGACCGCGGTTGGTGA
- a CDS encoding phosphatidylinositol mannoside acyltransferase, with amino-acid sequence MSGQKSRRTLRERGAELAYTAGWRLVRLLPERAAVALFQAGADLVVRRGGRGIDQLRRNLRRVAPESTEAQLDELVRQSMRSYLRYWREAFRLPTMDLAAVIAKVNTTLVGRENLDAALAGKGAIAVLPHSGNWDIAGVWAVGTYGSMTSVVERLRPEPLYRRFVAYREALGFEIMPHDGGKRMMETLLTRIREGRLVCLIADRDLSRRGVEVEFFGETTRMASGPARLAAQTGALLVPAACEFTDDGWAIRLHEPISVASSSHADVQAATQRVADRFAADIASRPQDWHMMQPLWLSDLSERRRARLSRDTPDPTAVVESPMVAPDTSRSTGHGRTEPPS; translated from the coding sequence ATGAGCGGACAGAAGTCGAGACGCACCCTTCGTGAGCGCGGCGCGGAACTCGCCTATACGGCGGGATGGCGGTTGGTGCGGCTGCTGCCGGAGAGGGCGGCGGTCGCGCTGTTCCAGGCGGGCGCCGATCTCGTGGTTCGGCGGGGCGGGCGAGGGATCGACCAGCTTCGCCGGAACCTGCGTCGGGTGGCGCCGGAGTCGACCGAGGCTCAGTTGGACGAGTTGGTGCGGCAGTCGATGCGTTCCTACCTGCGCTACTGGCGGGAGGCGTTCCGACTGCCCACGATGGACCTGGCGGCGGTGATCGCCAAGGTCAACACGACCTTGGTCGGCCGCGAGAACCTCGATGCGGCGCTTGCGGGCAAGGGGGCGATCGCGGTCCTGCCGCACAGCGGCAACTGGGACATCGCGGGCGTGTGGGCGGTCGGGACCTACGGCTCGATGACCTCGGTCGTCGAGAGACTGCGCCCGGAGCCGCTGTACCGACGCTTCGTCGCCTATCGCGAGGCGCTGGGTTTCGAGATCATGCCGCACGACGGCGGCAAGCGGATGATGGAGACCCTGCTGACCCGAATCCGGGAAGGCAGACTGGTCTGCCTCATCGCCGATCGGGACCTGAGCCGACGTGGTGTCGAGGTGGAGTTCTTCGGCGAGACCACCCGCATGGCCAGCGGACCGGCGCGACTCGCTGCCCAGACCGGCGCCCTGCTGGTACCCGCCGCCTGCGAGTTCACCGACGACGGTTGGGCGATCCGGTTGCATGAACCGATCTCCGTCGCCAGTTCGAGTCATGCGGACGTCCAGGCGGCGACCCAGCGGGTCGCGGACCGGTTCGCGGCGGATATCGCGAGCCGTCCGCAGGATTGGCACATGATGCAACCGCTCTGGCTGAGCGATCTCTCGGAGCGACGGCGGGCGCGGCTGAGCCGGGACACGCCCGATCCGACGGCCGTCGTGGAATCGCCGATGGTGGCACCGGATACCTCGAGATCGACGGGCCACGGCCGGACGGAGCCGCCGTCGTGA
- a CDS encoding AzlC family ABC transporter permease has protein sequence MGSIWRTIDRALLRDVGALASAVGVVGASFGAVAVAAGLSTWDALFMSLIVFAGGSQFMVVGVLAAGGGAVAAVAAGLLLNLRHLPFGLALGDTIGRGLLAKLVGSHILIDESVAFAMSQRDPARARAAFWLSGIAAFLAWNPAVVLGAMAGEALGDTSAYGVDAAFPAALVALVLPALRSEARTRRSAIVGALIAVVATPVLPAGMPVLLALIGIVFALPLPAWATRRGRPTPPADPTDEPDTAATMSDPIATASMSAIEAEPVQQAEPDTASESRPEGRQTPCR, from the coding sequence ATGGGTTCGATATGGCGAACGATAGACAGGGCGCTGCTCCGCGACGTCGGCGCGTTGGCCTCAGCCGTCGGCGTGGTCGGTGCGTCCTTCGGCGCCGTGGCGGTGGCCGCGGGCCTCTCGACCTGGGACGCCCTGTTCATGTCGCTGATCGTCTTCGCGGGCGGTTCCCAGTTCATGGTCGTCGGAGTGCTCGCGGCGGGTGGCGGCGCGGTGGCGGCCGTGGCCGCGGGACTGCTGCTCAACCTGCGACATCTGCCCTTCGGACTCGCCCTCGGCGACACCATCGGGCGAGGCCTGCTCGCCAAGCTGGTGGGCAGCCACATCCTGATCGACGAGTCGGTCGCGTTCGCGATGTCCCAACGCGACCCGGCGCGGGCGAGGGCGGCCTTCTGGCTGTCCGGCATCGCCGCCTTCCTGGCCTGGAATCCGGCGGTCGTGCTGGGCGCGATGGCGGGCGAGGCGCTCGGCGACACCAGCGCCTACGGCGTCGATGCCGCCTTCCCCGCCGCATTGGTCGCACTGGTGCTGCCCGCGCTGCGATCCGAGGCCCGAACCCGTCGTTCGGCGATCGTCGGCGCACTCATCGCGGTCGTCGCGACACCCGTGCTGCCCGCCGGGATGCCGGTGCTGCTGGCGCTGATCGGCATCGTGTTCGCGCTGCCGCTGCCTGCCTGGGCGACCAGGCGAGGGCGCCCGACCCCGCCCGCCGATCCGACCGACGAGCCCGACACCGCGGCGACCATGTCCGATCCGATCGCAACGGCGAGCATGTCCGCGATCGAGGCCGAGCCCGTGCAGCAGGCCGAGCCCGACACCGCGAGCGAGAGCCGACCCGAGGGGAGGCAGACGCCATGTCGATGA
- a CDS encoding NUDIX hydrolase, with translation MTLTTFLAVVLAVLVVLLLVGGWSLLIANRLNRLHIRTDAGWAALEASLGRRAVVARAVAAVAPLGAGTGEDRSPAPVTAAEPGTNPLGVDPDRLRDAAWEAERTSRSGREHSENLLGRLLGELDRTRLSSPLAAELVEAEERVMLARRVYNDAVRDTLALRARRPVRWLRLAGGAPPPEYFEIIERAGESEPVAAATYRPSARVLLLDDRDRLLLFESSDPDRPQETFWCTAGGGVEADEELRAAAIREVREETGLLLTESELIGPVWRRRAVFGFEGDVFDSEEWFFLVRAAGSSAPVVDVSGFTELERRTVRGHRWWTAAELAASEDTVYPVQLAEFLPQLLAAEWDGQVRTIR, from the coding sequence GTGACCCTGACCACCTTCTTGGCCGTGGTGCTGGCCGTTCTGGTCGTCCTGCTGTTGGTCGGGGGGTGGTCGCTGCTCATCGCCAATCGACTCAACCGCCTGCACATCCGCACGGACGCGGGGTGGGCCGCCCTGGAGGCCTCGCTGGGCAGACGGGCCGTGGTGGCGCGCGCCGTGGCGGCGGTGGCGCCGCTGGGCGCAGGCACGGGTGAGGATCGCAGCCCGGCGCCCGTGACGGCGGCGGAACCCGGGACGAACCCGCTCGGGGTGGACCCGGATCGCCTGCGGGATGCCGCCTGGGAGGCCGAGCGCACCTCGCGATCGGGCCGGGAGCACAGCGAGAACCTCCTCGGCAGATTGCTCGGCGAACTGGATCGCACGAGGTTGTCCTCGCCCTTGGCCGCCGAACTCGTGGAGGCCGAGGAACGGGTGATGCTGGCCAGGCGGGTCTACAACGACGCCGTGCGCGACACACTGGCCCTCCGGGCCCGTCGTCCGGTGCGTTGGCTGCGGCTGGCAGGCGGCGCCCCGCCCCCGGAGTACTTCGAGATCATCGAGCGGGCCGGCGAGTCGGAGCCGGTCGCTGCGGCGACCTACCGGCCGTCGGCGCGGGTCCTGTTGTTGGACGACCGAGATCGTCTGCTGCTCTTCGAATCGAGTGATCCGGACCGGCCGCAGGAGACCTTCTGGTGCACTGCGGGCGGTGGCGTCGAGGCCGACGAGGAGTTGCGGGCGGCGGCGATTCGGGAGGTCCGGGAGGAGACCGGGCTGCTACTGACGGAATCCGAGCTGATCGGACCGGTGTGGCGACGGCGGGCCGTGTTCGGCTTCGAGGGTGATGTCTTCGACAGCGAGGAGTGGTTCTTCCTGGTCCGGGCAGCCGGATCGAGCGCACCGGTCGTGGACGTCTCCGGTTTCACCGAGCTGGAACGGCGCACGGTGCGTGGCCACCGTTGGTGGACGGCGGCCGAGTTGGCCGCCAGCGAGGACACCGTCTATCCGGTGCAGCTGGCCGAGTTCCTGCCGCAGTTGCTGGCGGCCGAATGGGACGGCCAGGTGCGCACCATCCGCTGA
- a CDS encoding lytic polysaccharide monooxygenase auxiliary activity family 9 protein, which translates to MTRRRKGALIGALAGIAGLLAVLMPGSSALAHGGMSSPGTRTYFCFEEGPENPQSQACTDAIAEGGTQPLYDWFAILISDAAGRHQELIPDGRLCGAGTDKYAAYDVPRDWQTTTVPSGSEWTFEYVAWAPHPGDFDLYVTKDGFDPDQPLTWDDLEPEPFSTVTDPPIVDGSYQWTAELPSGKTGQHIIYSIWQRSDSPEAFYNCSDVVFN; encoded by the coding sequence GTGACGAGACGGCGCAAAGGCGCGTTGATCGGTGCGCTGGCGGGGATCGCGGGGCTGCTCGCGGTCCTGATGCCCGGCAGTAGCGCCCTCGCCCATGGCGGGATGTCCTCACCCGGAACCCGGACCTACTTCTGTTTCGAGGAGGGACCGGAGAACCCGCAGTCGCAGGCGTGCACCGATGCGATCGCCGAAGGGGGCACCCAGCCGCTGTACGACTGGTTCGCCATTCTCATCAGCGATGCCGCGGGCAGGCATCAGGAACTGATCCCCGACGGTCGACTGTGTGGGGCGGGTACCGACAAGTACGCTGCCTACGACGTGCCTCGGGACTGGCAGACCACCACCGTTCCCTCGGGTAGCGAGTGGACCTTCGAGTACGTGGCCTGGGCTCCGCACCCCGGCGACTTCGACCTGTATGTCACCAAGGACGGTTTCGACCCCGATCAGCCGTTGACCTGGGACGACCTCGAACCCGAGCCGTTCTCCACCGTCACCGATCCGCCGATCGTGGACGGCTCGTACCAGTGGACCGCCGAACTGCCCTCGGGCAAGACCGGCCAGCACATCATCTACTCGATCTGGCAGCGTTCCGACAGCCCCGAGGCGTTCTACAACTGCTCGGACGTCGTCTTCAACTGA
- a CDS encoding helix-turn-helix domain-containing protein, with translation MTENEQPGAPLDIIAAALRRERGRAGLTLSEVARRAGVAKSTLSQLEAGNGNPSVETLWALGVALDVPFSRLVDPPNRPIQVIRADEGLRVRSEQADFDARLLSSCPPGARRDVYTVTLQPDGVRMAEGHLPGTVEHLVVAAGALRAGPVDQVVELGRGDYLSFPGDVPHLYEATAIDTSIVLVMEHV, from the coding sequence TTGACTGAGAACGAGCAGCCCGGAGCCCCGTTGGACATCATCGCCGCAGCATTGCGGCGCGAACGGGGGCGGGCGGGACTGACGCTGAGCGAGGTCGCCCGACGCGCGGGCGTCGCGAAATCAACCCTGTCGCAGCTCGAGGCGGGCAATGGAAACCCGAGTGTGGAGACGCTGTGGGCATTGGGGGTCGCGCTCGACGTGCCCTTCAGCAGGCTGGTCGACCCGCCGAATCGGCCGATCCAGGTGATCCGGGCCGATGAAGGGCTACGCGTTCGCTCCGAGCAGGCCGACTTCGATGCCCGCCTGCTCTCGTCCTGCCCGCCGGGCGCTCGACGGGATGTCTACACCGTCACACTGCAACCCGACGGGGTCCGGATGGCCGAGGGACACCTGCCCGGCACCGTCGAGCACCTCGTCGTCGCAGCGGGGGCGCTCCGGGCCGGCCCCGTCGATCAGGTCGTCGAGCTCGGCCGGGGCGACTATCTGAGTTTTCCCGGCGATGTCCCCCACCTGTACGAGGCCACCGCCATCGACACCAGCATCGTGCTGGTGATGGAACACGTCTGA
- a CDS encoding HIT family protein, with protein sequence MTEFAEQQGVGVPDALQRLWTPHRMNYIRGANKPVGSDEAGCPFCTLVSLDDEDALIVARGERVFALLNLYPYNPGHLMVLPYRHVPDYTDLDLAETTELAAFTQRAMRAVRTASAPHGFNIGMNQGPVAGAGIAAHLHQHVVPRWGGDANFMPVIAHTKVLPQLLGETRSMLADAWPAE encoded by the coding sequence ATGACCGAGTTCGCCGAGCAGCAGGGCGTCGGTGTGCCCGACGCTCTGCAACGACTCTGGACACCGCACCGGATGAACTACATCCGGGGTGCGAACAAGCCCGTCGGTTCGGACGAGGCGGGCTGTCCGTTCTGCACGCTGGTGTCGTTGGACGACGAGGACGCGCTGATCGTCGCCAGGGGGGAGCGGGTCTTCGCGCTGCTGAACCTGTACCCGTACAACCCGGGTCACCTGATGGTGCTGCCCTACCGACACGTCCCGGACTACACCGATCTCGATCTGGCCGAGACCACGGAACTGGCGGCGTTCACCCAACGCGCCATGCGGGCGGTCCGCACCGCCTCGGCGCCGCACGGTTTCAATATCGGGATGAACCAGGGACCCGTCGCGGGCGCGGGTATCGCGGCCCACCTGCACCAGCACGTGGTGCCGAGGTGGGGTGGCGATGCGAACTTCATGCCGGTGATCGCGCACACGAAGGTGTTGCCGCAACTACTCGGCGAGACCAGATCGATGCTGGCCGATGCCTGGCCTGCGGAATGA
- a CDS encoding glycosyltransferase family 4 protein translates to MRVGLVCPYSLEVPGGVQAHVMDLAHTLIGLGHRVNVLAAADEDTDLPSFVTPAGRAMGIPYNGSVARLSFGPVSFARARRWVRDHRFDVLHLHEPVAPSLSLLTLMVADGPIVATFHTSTQRSRTLAAFHSVLQPFMEKITARIAVSALARRVQVEHLGGDAVLIPNGVDVDFFASADPLVGYPRRGGTVGFVGRYGESRKGMSVLLGAMRLLISRRPDLRLVVVGRGDAEALRTEAGPELADRLDLLGQVSDIDKARALRSVDVYCAPNTGGESFGIILAEAMAAGTAVVASDLDAFRRVLDDGRAGVLSPVGDPAALAQRLADLLDDPARRDDYAESGRRFVENFDWPVVARQVLRVYETAMAADPRRVGEADDAPDDEEPVDGRSWGDPE, encoded by the coding sequence GTGAGGGTCGGCCTGGTCTGCCCGTACTCCCTGGAGGTGCCGGGTGGAGTTCAGGCGCACGTCATGGACCTGGCCCACACGCTCATCGGACTCGGCCACCGGGTGAACGTACTGGCGGCGGCGGACGAGGACACCGACCTGCCGAGTTTCGTGACGCCCGCAGGCCGGGCGATGGGCATCCCGTACAACGGGTCCGTCGCGCGGCTGTCCTTCGGACCGGTGTCCTTCGCCAGGGCCAGACGGTGGGTGCGCGACCACCGATTCGACGTGTTGCACCTGCATGAGCCGGTGGCGCCGAGCCTGTCGCTGTTGACCCTGATGGTCGCCGACGGACCGATCGTCGCGACCTTCCACACCTCGACCCAGCGCTCCCGCACCCTCGCCGCGTTCCACTCCGTCCTACAGCCGTTCATGGAGAAGATCACCGCGCGGATCGCGGTGTCCGCGTTGGCCAGGCGTGTCCAGGTCGAGCATCTGGGCGGCGACGCCGTACTGATTCCCAACGGGGTCGACGTCGACTTCTTCGCCTCGGCGGATCCGCTGGTGGGCTATCCGCGCCGAGGTGGCACCGTCGGATTCGTCGGCCGCTACGGCGAATCCCGCAAGGGCATGTCGGTGCTGCTCGGGGCGATGCGACTGCTGATCTCACGGCGGCCCGACCTTCGTCTGGTGGTGGTCGGCCGTGGCGACGCCGAGGCGTTGCGGACCGAGGCGGGGCCGGAATTGGCCGACCGGCTGGATCTGTTGGGCCAGGTCAGCGATATCGACAAGGCTCGCGCCCTGCGCAGCGTCGATGTCTACTGTGCGCCGAACACCGGCGGGGAGAGCTTCGGGATCATCCTCGCCGAGGCGATGGCCGCGGGCACCGCCGTGGTCGCCAGCGACCTGGACGCCTTCCGCCGGGTGCTCGACGACGGCCGAGCGGGAGTGCTCAGTCCGGTCGGGGACCCCGCCGCCCTCGCCCAGCGTCTCGCGGATCTGCTGGACGATCCCGCTCGACGCGATGATTACGCCGAGTCCGGCCGTCGGTTCGTGGAGAACTTCGACTGGCCGGTGGTAGCTCGGCAGGTGCTGCGGGTCTATGAGACCGCCATGGCCGCCGACCCGCGTCGGGTCGGCGAGGCCGACGATGCCCCGGATGACGAGGAGCCCGTCGACGGGCGGAGCTGGGGAGATCCCGAGTGA
- the pgsA gene encoding phosphatidylinositol phosphate synthase, with amino-acid sequence MLNIFARDSVSRVTDPVGGWLVRRGLSPNVMTVVGTVGTIVAALWFLPRGQLFVGAAVVTVFVLFDLLDGAMARVSGGSTVFGAVLDSCCDRLADAALFAAIAYWCFVGGDDRAAGIAALICLSCGQVISYIKARAEASGLSADGGLVERAERLIIGLVGVGIHGLGVPYALPVSLWLLAVLSVITVGQRLWSVYRSSVEQAA; translated from the coding sequence ATGCTCAACATCTTCGCGCGTGACTCCGTCTCCCGCGTCACCGATCCGGTGGGCGGGTGGCTGGTACGTCGTGGGCTCTCGCCCAACGTCATGACCGTGGTGGGGACCGTGGGGACGATCGTCGCCGCGCTGTGGTTCCTGCCCAGAGGTCAGCTCTTCGTCGGCGCGGCCGTGGTGACGGTGTTCGTGCTGTTCGATCTGCTCGACGGAGCGATGGCGCGGGTCAGCGGCGGCAGCACCGTCTTCGGCGCCGTCCTGGACTCCTGTTGCGACCGGCTCGCCGATGCGGCGTTGTTCGCCGCCATCGCCTACTGGTGCTTCGTCGGCGGCGACGATCGCGCGGCTGGGATCGCCGCCCTGATCTGTCTGAGCTGTGGCCAGGTCATCTCCTACATCAAGGCCCGTGCGGAGGCATCTGGGCTGTCGGCCGACGGAGGTCTGGTCGAGCGGGCCGAGCGATTGATCATCGGCCTGGTCGGAGTCGGAATCCATGGTCTCGGTGTGCCCTACGCACTGCCCGTGAGCCTGTGGCTGTTGGCGGTGCTCTCGGTGATCACCGTGGGGCAACGGCTGTGGTCGGTGTATCGATCCTCGGTGGAGCAGGCGGCATGA